A genomic window from Hyla sarda isolate aHylSar1 chromosome 10, aHylSar1.hap1, whole genome shotgun sequence includes:
- the LOC130294492 gene encoding uncharacterized protein LOC130294492 — protein MQNPENSTLTVNPQCSYKEEDTLPRSRSRCTTLSRASSQTNLTSVSADASRFKRHSSRHSSTTSLSSASAIATKARAKAEAACAMASYAKQEAELMKEQAKSESEALRRKAELMKEQAEALRRKAEVQASLHLLQQQKNAASALAEAEVLTRAAEAQFADIETQMSPLSASQRTREYIQSQATMYTDQQFNDTSRPSLTPPAISNFDSTQHCKTESEPQGRKSSGHILRDQSANLTRVQTDADVLPPQANTSLDYSRKTYNRGEESRLSQVPHQPYQPQPYPEFTPRKYSPDAARATEVARFLMRREIVSAGLMKFDDRPENYWAWKSSFLSGTQDLDLTDREKLDLLVKWLGPESTEQAQRIRSVHVHDAAAGLAMVWRRLEHCYGSPEVIEDALLKRIENYPRMTNKDNQKLRGFGDLLLEIEAAKSSGYLPGLSYLDTARGVDPIIEKLPFNLQERWVTQASRYKKEHRVAFPSFAFLAEFIVDQAETRNDPSFAFLNKRTASSPKVEQKPPTPYKERRATVSVRKTEVSPESAVNQEDNTSKKVEEPDKICLIHNKPHPLRKCRSFRSKTLEERKAYLKDNHICFRCCSSIQHLAKDCTKTIKCTECNSDKHLSALHPGPPPWKQEVPATQEDHGGEQGESTTPAVTSKCTEICTEQGRPRSCSKICLVKVYPAGFREKAIKMYTVLDEQSNRSLAKTEFFDLFGDKGSPTPYTLKTCSGVVETTGRRASNYIIESLDGKTKVTLPTLIECDEIPDDRSEIPTPEVARHHPHLVRIADQIPALDPDAAIILLLGRDILKVHKVREQYNGPHNAPFAQRLDLGWVIVGEVCLDGLHKPEKVNVYRTHLLQNGRTSCLCPCTNSLHIKERLVNPTHHRSIQRCMEDLASTGDTDELGCKVFERTRDDDKLAPSVEDTLFLEIMDREVFRDKSGSWVAPLPFRSPRHRLPDNKVQAEKRFSSLQHMLQRKPNMKKHFQAFMQKIFDNDQAEKAPPLQENQEHWYLPIFGVYHPQKPGQIRVVFDSSAKHKGLSLNDVLLSGPDLNNTLLGVLIRFRKELVAVTADVQQMFYCFLVREDHRDYLRFLWYADNDFNKEITEYRMKVHVFGNSPSPAVAIYNLRRAAQQGERHGQEATQFVMKNFYVDDGLASFSSNEEAINVLKSTREMLAESNIRLNKVASNSNRVMEAFPMEDRAKDLKDLDLGTESPPLQRSLGISWDLKTDSFTFRVSREEKPFTKRGVLSTVNSLYDPLGFVAPIIMQGKALLRQITTEQEQSDWDIPLPEEKEMQWKLWKDSLLELEQLNIPRPYVSVSLSATKRREICIFSDASTMAIASVAYLRVIDTEGQSHVGFLMGKSKLAPRPAHTVPRLELCAAVLAVEMADMITTELDIEIHAMNFYTDSKIVLGYIHNASKRFYTYVANRVTRIRKSTSPEQWHHISTDKNPADHGTRLVPAAALKQTNWFVGPSFLRKPETKETTQVETFELIEPDQDKEVRPQVTVCRTIVTRDSLGAHRFERFSSWKSLNRAIGKLICLARSSCRATNTDQRSNGHLEQAKVMIIRCVQQEVFKEEIQGLLKKEEISQHNSLKDLYTKQWKQVQSLADIFWKRWRQEYLVTLQPRKKWQDDKPNLQVGDFVLLKDSQAHRNEWPIGLIVGTDPSSDARVRKVEVRIVRQGIPKVYARPISEVVLLLSKG, from the coding sequence atgcagaacccagagaacagcactctaacagttaaccctcaatgctcctataaagaggaagacaccttgccaagaagtagatctaggtgcacaacattgtctagagcgtccagtcaaacaaatctaacttcggttagcgccgatgcatcaagatttaaacgccatagttctagacactcaagcaccaccagcctgtcatccgctagcgccatagcaactaaggcaagagcgaaagcagaggcagcttgtgcaatggcgtcctatgcaaagcaggaagctgaattgatgaaagaacaagcaaaaagtgaatctgaagcacttagaagaaaagctgaattgatgaaagaacaagctgaagcacttagaagaaaagctgaagtgcaagcatctttacacttactgcaacagcagaaaaacgctgcctcagccttagccgaggcagaagttctcacaagggctgccgaagctcagttcgctgacatagaaacccagatgtcacccctcagcgcaagccaacgtacccgtgagtacatacagtcacaagcAACCATGTACACTGACCAGCAGTTCAATGACACATCAAGGCCATCATTGACTCCACCAGCAATAAGCAACTTTGATTCTACGCAACACTGCAAGACTGAATCAGAACCTCAGGGTAGGAAGTCAAGTGGTCACATCCTCAGAGACCAATCTGCCAACCTGACAAGAGTGCAAACGGATGCTGATGTACTCCCTCCTCAAGCAAATACAAGTCTGGATTATAGCAGAAAGACTTACAACAGAGGAGAAGAAAGCAGACTTAGTCAAGTACCTCATCAGCCTTACCAGCCGCAGCCATACCCTGAGTTTACACCCAGGAAGTATTCACCAGATGCAGCAAGAGCTACAGAGGTAGCAAGATTCCTGATGCGCCGTGAGATAGTGAGCGCTGGTCTCATGAAATTCGATGACCGTCCAGAAAACTACTGGGCCTGGAAGTCATCTTTCCTAAGCGGTACCCAAGACTtagatctgacagacagagaaaagcttgatctgcttgtcaaatggctaggaccagagtccactgagcaagcccaaagaatcagatcagtacatgttcatgacgcagcagcaggacttgcaatggtgtggaggagactagaacactgctatgggtcacctgaagtgattgaagatgctcttctgaagaggatagaaaactatccaagaatgacaaacaaagacaatcaaaagctgagagggtttggggacctactcttagaaatagaagccgctaagtctagtggatatctgccaggtctctcatacttagatacagcacgtggagttgatcccataatcgagaaacttcctttcaacttgcaggaaaggtgggtcactcaagcatcaagatacaagaaagaacatcgagtcgcatttccatcatttgccttccttgctgaattcatcgtagaccaagctgaaacacgcaatgatccaagctttgctttcctgaacaagagaactgcaagctccccaaaggtagagcaaaaacctccaacgccttacaaagaacgcagagcaacagtttctgtacggaagacagaagtctcgcctgagtctgcagtcaatcaggaagacaacacaagtaagaaagttgaggagccagacaaaatatgtctaatccacaacaagcctcatccactaagaaaatgtcgcagtttcagaagtaagacattagaagagcgcaaagcttaccttaaagacaatcacatttgtttcagatgttgctcttcaattcagcatcttgcaaaagactgtacaaaaacaataaaatgcacagagtgcaacagtgacaaacacctgtcagcactgcacccaggaccaccaccatggaaacaagaagttccagcaactcaagaagatcatggtggggagcaaggcgagagtacaacgccagcagtaacctcaaagtgtactgagatctgtacagagcagggccgccccagatcatgttccaagatatgcttagtcaaggtgtatcctgcaggcttcagagaaaaagcaatcaagatgtacacagtcttggatgaacagagtaacagatctctggcaaaaacagagttctttgacctcttcggtgacaaaggaagtccaactccatacaccctgaagacttgttctggagttgtagagacaacagggagaagagcaagcaactacatcattgagtcattagatggaaagacaaaggtgactcttcctaccctcatagaatgtgatgagataccagacgacaggtcagagatccccacacctgaagttgctcgtcatcacccccatctggtgcgaatagcagaccagataccagcactagatccagatgctgcaatcatccttctacttgggagagatatcctcaaagtgcacaaagtcagagaacagtacaatgggccacacaatgcaccatttgcacaacgccttgatctcggatgggtcatcgttggagaagtatgtctagacggactccacaaaccagaaaaggtaaatgtctacagaacacatctgttacagaatggtcgtacatcttgtctttgcccatgtaccaacagtctacacattaaagagagacttgttaacccaacacatcatcggagtatccagaggtgcatggaagacttagcctcaactggagatacagatgaactgggctgtaaggtgtttgaaagaacACGAGATGACGACAAGCTAGCACCCTCGGTGGAAGATACTCTCTTCCTTGAGATTATGGACAGGGAAGTCTTCAGAGACAAATCAGGCAGCTGGGTAGCCCCTCTACCCTTCCGGTCACCACGCCATCGCCTTCCTGACAACAAGGTACAAGCAGAGAAACGCTTCTCCTCGTTGCAGCACATGCTacaaagaaagccaaatatgaagaaacacttccaagccttcatgcagaagatctttgataacgatcaagctgaaaaggcaccaccactacaagagaaccaagaacactggtacttaccaatatttggggtgtaccatcctcagaaaccaggccagatacgggtagtatttgactctagtgcgaagcacaaaggcctctcactaaatgatgtccttctcagcggacctgacctgaacaatacactccttggagtactcatcaggttcagaaaagaactcgtagcagtgacagcagacgtacaacagatgttctactgtttccttgttcgtgaagatcacagagactacttaaggttcctgtggtatgcagacaatgactttaacaaagaaatcacagagtacaggatgaaggtacatgtgtttggaaacagcccttctccagctgtagctatctacaacctgagacgagcagcacaacaaggtgaaagacatggtcaagaagccacacagttcgtcatgaagaacttctacgtagatgatggacttgcttctttctccagcaacgaagaagctatcaacgtcctgaaaagtacaagagaaatgttggcagaatccaacataagactgaacaaggtagcttccaacagcaacagagtcatggaagcatttccaatggaagaccgtgctaaagacctcaaagacttggatctaggaacagaatcaccacccttgcaaagaagtcttgggattagttgggacctgaagactgacagtttcaccttcagggtctccagagaagagaagccattcacaaaaagaggtgtcctatctacagtcaacagtctttacgaccccctggggttcgtagcacccatcatcatgcaaggcaaagctcttttgagacagatcactactgagcaagaacaaagtgactgggacatacctctacctgaagagaaggaaatgcagtggaagttgtggaaagactcattgttagagcttgaacaactcaacatccctagaccatacgtatctgtttccttgtctgctacaaagagaagagaaatatgcatattctctgacgcctccactatggctatcgcatctgtcgcctaccttagggtaatagacactgagggacaaagccatgtcgggttcctcatgggaaaatctaagctggctcccagaccggctcacactgtcccacgtctagaactttgtgctgctgtcttagctgtagagatggcagacatgattacaacagaactggacatcgagatccatgcaatgaacttttatacagacagcaagattgtgttaggatatattcacaatgcttcaaaaagattttatacatacgtggccaacagagtgacacgtatcagaaagtctacaagtccagaacagtggcatcacatcagcacagacaagaacccagctgatcatgggacgagactagtgccagccgctgcgctcaagcaaactaactggtttgtaggtccatcctttcttcgtaaaccagaaaccaaagaaactactcaggtagagacctttgagctcatagaaccagatcaagacaaagagGTAAGACCTCAAGTGACAGTTTGTAGGACTATAGTTACAAGAGACAGTCTGGGCGCTCATAGATTTGAAAGGTTTTCCAGCTGGAAGTCGCTGAACCGTGCAATCGGAAAACTTATCTGTCTAGCCAGATCCTCCTGCAGAGCTACCAATACTGATCAGCGTAGCAACGGCCACCTTGAACAAGCCAAGGTCATGATCATCAGATGCGTCCAACAGGaagtctttaaagaagaaatccaaggcCTTCTGAAAAAGGAAGAGATTTCTCAACACAATTCCCTCAAGGACTTGTACACCAAGCAATGGAAACAAGTTCAAAGTCTTGCGGACATTTTCTGGAAGAGATGGAGACAGGAATACCTGGTGACACTCCAGCCACGCAAGAAATGGCAAGATGACAAGCCCAATTTACAAGTTGGAGACTTTGTCCTACTGAAAGACTCTCAGGCCCACAGGAACGAGTGgcctattggactcattgtggggactgatcctagtagtgatgctagagttagaaaggttgaagttaggattgttagacagggcattcccaaagtgtatgcaagaccaatttctgaagtagttttactcctgtccaagggttag